In one window of Desulfocapsa sulfexigens DSM 10523 DNA:
- a CDS encoding DNA-methyltransferase, whose translation MKRQNAFFEALGVDATNSKEVTRLAVISGISVKKLRYYNEHHLMPSGTELEKIIETTNVTKLKLMLKLGCVDHNVAGMLSEHADEIITLFEKEKKQTKAKKRLQPVFETNLGKLYHGNCIEVLMQMPSNSVDMVFADPPFNLNKLYPSNINDDLKAEQYLDWCEDWIDECVRVLKFGGAFLLWNLPKWNSALSNFLNDRLTFRHWIATDIKYRLPIKGRLYPAHYSLLYYINGDKPKTFHPDRLPMQVCPKCSGDLKDYGGYKAKMNPAGVNMSDIWIDIPPVRHNKYKRREGANELSLKLLDRIVEMSTDEGDIVFDPFGGSGTTYMASELKKRKWIGCEIGPVDDIVNRFDHINEEREILNNYRDNLNSLFPKQILKKREKEGLWTCESVRSKAALKMSTTTYTENSIPQLAKTK comes from the coding sequence ATGAAAAGACAGAATGCATTTTTTGAAGCACTTGGCGTTGATGCAACAAATAGTAAGGAGGTAACGCGACTTGCTGTAATTAGCGGCATTTCCGTTAAAAAACTTCGTTACTACAATGAACATCACCTGATGCCCTCTGGCACTGAGTTGGAGAAGATCATAGAAACAACCAATGTAACTAAGTTGAAGCTTATGTTGAAACTTGGTTGTGTTGATCATAATGTTGCAGGAATGCTAAGTGAACATGCTGATGAAATTATTACTCTTTTTGAAAAAGAGAAAAAACAAACAAAAGCCAAAAAAAGATTACAGCCTGTCTTTGAAACAAATCTAGGAAAGCTTTATCACGGTAATTGTATTGAAGTCCTGATGCAGATGCCAAGCAATAGCGTTGATATGGTCTTTGCAGATCCACCGTTTAATCTGAACAAATTGTATCCCTCTAACATAAATGATGACTTAAAGGCTGAACAGTATCTGGATTGGTGTGAAGATTGGATAGACGAATGTGTGAGGGTCCTAAAGTTTGGCGGAGCGTTTTTATTATGGAATTTGCCAAAATGGAATTCTGCTTTATCTAATTTTCTGAATGATAGATTAACTTTCAGGCATTGGATTGCTACCGACATCAAATATAGATTACCGATTAAAGGTAGACTGTATCCTGCACACTATTCTTTGCTGTATTATATAAACGGAGACAAGCCTAAAACATTCCATCCTGATAGGTTGCCAATGCAGGTATGTCCAAAATGTAGTGGTGATCTGAAAGATTATGGTGGCTATAAAGCAAAAATGAATCCAGCTGGAGTTAATATGTCTGATATCTGGATTGATATTCCACCAGTCCGTCATAATAAATATAAGCGTCGCGAGGGGGCCAACGAACTATCACTTAAACTGCTCGATAGAATAGTGGAAATGAGCACCGATGAGGGAGACATTGTCTTTGATCCTTTTGGTGGTTCAGGTACTACCTACATGGCCTCTGAATTGAAAAAACGTAAATGGATTGGGTGTGAAATCGGCCCAGTTGATGATATTGTTAACAGGTTTGACCACATCAACGAAGAGAGGGAAATTCTAAATAATTATCGTGATAATTTAAATAGTTTATTTCCAAAGCAGATCTTAAAAAAAAGAGAAAAGGAAGGGCTATGGACCTGTGAATCTGTCAGAAGTAAAGCTGCATTAAAAATGTCTACAACTACCTACACAGAAAACTCCATTCCCCAGCTTGCAAAGACCAAATGA
- a CDS encoding tyrosine-type recombinase/integrase yields MKGFRKITKRLFGRKSANQADFGIIDGEVTDNCGSIGEAVAFETELAEFEGKTIGNHSNSFGREAEFIEPDPPADEFREPVPPAEQINPDEWEIPEPYLIYLSATGKAKRTIQEYRWELLWWNRQTALARLTLQDMEGIIHKVHPSTARRKVAAIRSFAKWQLREGSGRLHGEVSQVILPKTPSRIPKDRGTDEFMDLSRCAVDLVRAGDRRGVWIGLMGCCGLRISEIQTAEPAPGKTIKVIGKGDKERQIPAPAWLIEALGCDTYKRCWKKGRHLIWSELKKMGIRKPHSLRHTFASELRRKGYPLEEIKVLLGHSKLDTTMIYANVALPNDITSRLGVEH; encoded by the coding sequence ATGAAGGGTTTTAGAAAAATCACCAAACGGCTATTTGGTAGAAAAAGTGCCAATCAGGCTGATTTTGGCATCATCGACGGAGAGGTGACGGATAATTGCGGTTCTATAGGGGAAGCCGTTGCTTTTGAAACGGAATTGGCGGAGTTTGAAGGTAAAACTATTGGGAATCATAGCAATAGTTTTGGAAGAGAAGCGGAGTTCATTGAACCGGATCCACCAGCCGACGAGTTTAGGGAGCCGGTTCCGCCTGCGGAGCAAATTAATCCCGATGAATGGGAGATACCGGAACCGTATCTTATCTATTTATCGGCCACCGGAAAGGCGAAAAGAACCATCCAGGAGTATCGCTGGGAATTGCTCTGGTGGAACAGGCAGACCGCTCTTGCAAGGCTCACCCTCCAGGACATGGAAGGGATCATTCACAAGGTGCATCCTTCCACGGCCCGGCGAAAGGTTGCGGCAATCCGCTCTTTTGCGAAATGGCAGCTCCGGGAAGGTTCCGGACGGCTGCATGGTGAGGTAAGCCAGGTCATACTGCCAAAGACACCTTCCAGGATACCCAAGGACAGAGGAACGGATGAATTTATGGATTTGTCCAGGTGTGCCGTGGATCTGGTACGGGCCGGAGACAGAAGAGGGGTGTGGATTGGGCTTATGGGCTGCTGCGGCCTGCGGATCTCCGAGATACAGACCGCGGAACCGGCACCGGGTAAAACGATAAAGGTCATCGGGAAGGGAGACAAGGAAAGACAGATCCCTGCTCCGGCCTGGTTAATTGAAGCCCTGGGCTGTGACACATATAAGAGATGTTGGAAGAAGGGACGGCATCTGATCTGGTCTGAACTCAAAAAAATGGGGATCAGGAAACCCCACAGCCTGAGACACACCTTTGCCAGCGAATTACGAAGAAAGGGTTATCCATTGGAAGAAATCAAAGTGTTGCTCGGACATAGCAAACTGGACACCACTATGATCTATGCCAACGTAGCCCTGCCAAACGATATCACATCGAGGTTGGGGGTGGAGCATTGA
- a CDS encoding AAA family ATPase, whose product MWKQIKLLGRDRLLAEEIRPRLKEGRGFVLTGTHGAGKTAILEWISVFLKKDVTTISAEWTVKEMLVQMCLDWAVEVRDDEGATRGKTKWQVAWMERALLKETDKWLIVDDIQKVTPTKLRRLKLFRDRVRIIAAGVPPFRQEELKRLLWGLPAIQVKPLPTDVMNRIAIAAAPVLESRTPIGEAVHASRGIPGQLIHALRGEVTPEARKVSGEEIDLSPLILIGLAGVMITRYVAIGLESTSLYMLGGLGMGIGLIVRFYLFRGMEAQRR is encoded by the coding sequence ATGTGGAAGCAGATAAAGTTGCTGGGCCGGGATCGGCTCTTGGCGGAAGAGATCAGACCACGCCTCAAGGAGGGTAGGGGCTTTGTCCTTACCGGCACCCATGGTGCAGGAAAAACCGCTATTCTGGAATGGATCAGCGTATTTCTGAAAAAAGATGTAACAACCATCAGTGCAGAGTGGACCGTCAAGGAAATGCTGGTCCAGATGTGCCTGGATTGGGCGGTGGAGGTCAGGGACGATGAAGGGGCAACCAGAGGCAAGACAAAATGGCAAGTGGCATGGATGGAACGGGCACTCCTGAAGGAGACCGATAAATGGTTAATCGTGGACGATATCCAGAAAGTGACCCCCACCAAACTCCGAAGATTAAAACTGTTCCGGGATCGTGTGCGGATAATAGCCGCCGGAGTCCCGCCATTCCGACAGGAAGAACTGAAACGGCTCCTGTGGGGACTGCCGGCAATCCAGGTAAAACCCTTACCCACAGATGTCATGAACAGGATTGCCATAGCTGCAGCTCCTGTTCTGGAGTCACGAACACCAATAGGTGAGGCTGTCCATGCTTCCAGAGGGATACCTGGTCAATTGATTCATGCCCTGAGGGGTGAGGTTACCCCGGAGGCAAGAAAGGTGAGTGGGGAGGAGATAGACCTCTCCCCACTGATCCTGATCGGCCTGGCCGGAGTGATGATAACCCGATATGTTGCCATCGGCCTTGAATCCACTTCTTTGTATATGCTTGGTGGTTTGGGTATGGGAATAGGTCTGATAGTGAGATTTTATCTATTCCGGGGGATGGAGGCACAGCGAAGATGA
- a CDS encoding HU family DNA-binding protein yields MTKKELVEEVAKDAKISQAAALLAVDSMTRNIMKGLKKGDHVSLVGFGRFSVKERAARKGRNPQTGKEIQIQARKVVRFTPGQPLKDAVN; encoded by the coding sequence ATGACAAAGAAGGAACTTGTTGAAGAAGTGGCAAAAGATGCGAAAATCAGCCAGGCGGCAGCATTGCTGGCGGTTGATTCCATGACCAGGAATATAATGAAGGGATTGAAAAAGGGAGATCATGTTTCCTTGGTTGGTTTTGGCCGGTTTTCGGTGAAAGAGCGAGCGGCCAGGAAGGGGAGGAATCCGCAGACTGGTAAAGAAATCCAGATCCAAGCCCGAAAGGTTGTTAGGTTTACACCTGGTCAGCCATTGAAAGATGCCGTTAATTAA
- a CDS encoding helix-turn-helix domain-containing protein: MKPEEVYGKVLKEIRNARGISQEKLALMGNLDRTFISLLERGLRQPSLTSILQIAEALNEQPHIMIKKVKDILDENIED, from the coding sequence ATGAAACCAGAAGAAGTTTACGGAAAGGTTCTCAAGGAAATCAGGAATGCACGTGGAATTTCACAGGAAAAACTAGCTTTGATGGGAAACCTAGACAGAACTTTTATCTCACTTCTTGAGCGTGGACTAAGGCAACCATCTCTTACATCAATATTACAGATTGCCGAAGCATTAAACGAGCAACCTCATATAATGATAAAAAAGGTAAAGGATATTCTAGATGAAAATATTGAGGACTGA
- a CDS encoding PDDEXK family nuclease: MKILRTEVLISKGSFPKSDELETLLHDVYHAIKKVSWPPDSDIFTLNPVKKGNGVKPIKTNCMIHLEEQGWILEHPMALGARIKPGPVDAVLKLNNGKYFAVEWETGNISSSHRAVNKLAIGLLENVLEGGLLILPSRDMYQYLTDRIGNYAELAPYFPVWEKLTLDTGYLAVVEIEHEELSENVAFIPKGTDGMALFQKDK, translated from the coding sequence ATGAAAATATTGAGGACTGAAGTTTTAATTTCAAAGGGTTCATTTCCAAAAAGTGATGAGCTGGAAACACTGCTCCACGATGTTTATCATGCAATAAAAAAGGTTTCATGGCCACCCGATTCTGACATATTCACCCTGAATCCCGTGAAAAAGGGAAATGGCGTAAAGCCAATAAAAACAAATTGTATGATACACTTGGAAGAACAGGGTTGGATATTAGAACATCCGATGGCTCTTGGGGCTCGAATAAAACCAGGTCCGGTTGATGCCGTCCTTAAATTGAATAACGGTAAATATTTTGCTGTAGAATGGGAAACTGGTAATATTTCTTCAAGCCACAGGGCGGTAAATAAGCTTGCCATTGGACTACTTGAAAATGTTCTTGAAGGAGGTCTTCTGATTCTACCGTCAAGGGATATGTATCAATATCTTACGGATAGAATTGGCAATTACGCAGAATTAGCACCATATTTTCCTGTCTGGGAAAAGCTAACATTGGATACAGGTTATTTAGCTGTAGTTGAGATTGAGCACGAAGAGTTGTCAGAAAACGTTGCATTCATACCAAAAGGTACTGATGGTATGGCATTATTCCAAAAAGATAAATGA
- a CDS encoding metal-dependent hydrolase has translation MTGPTHIAIALSIGMVAGASKVHLGLIAAGAILPDLDHPQSFIGRVFFPISIPLNQWLGHRGAFHSFWLWLLVCLGGYFWTPAFFLGAGAILHILADCGTVSGVRALSPWSQKLFVVFRRSWRIKSGSPHEILVLICFGMIAWGGGYMGAVGGIRAMIGHVTGAPKIMMEEFISKGLTKCKVKGKFRWNTGEIEEGEWLIIGTEGQTGLAMRGKDKLIHIPKDGKFLKARLKPCPNKSTWELVQLKGWAETEKDVYFMDGKKWHIAQEGEVVWGQILGDKIELESLL, from the coding sequence ATGACCGGGCCAACACATATTGCCATAGCCCTTTCAATAGGCATGGTTGCCGGGGCCTCAAAAGTGCATCTGGGTCTGATCGCTGCAGGGGCGATACTTCCGGATCTGGATCACCCGCAGTCTTTTATCGGGCGTGTTTTCTTTCCGATTTCGATACCACTGAACCAATGGCTGGGACATCGAGGGGCCTTTCATTCCTTTTGGCTCTGGCTCCTGGTGTGTCTGGGTGGGTACTTCTGGACACCGGCATTTTTTCTTGGAGCAGGGGCGATTCTCCATATCTTGGCAGACTGCGGGACCGTTTCCGGAGTCCGGGCTCTGTCGCCCTGGTCGCAAAAGCTCTTTGTGGTCTTTCGCAGGTCCTGGAGAATCAAAAGCGGATCACCGCATGAAATACTGGTGCTCATATGTTTCGGGATGATCGCCTGGGGAGGCGGGTATATGGGAGCCGTGGGCGGTATCCGGGCCATGATCGGCCACGTCACCGGCGCACCCAAGATTATGATGGAGGAGTTTATCTCCAAGGGGCTGACGAAATGCAAGGTAAAAGGAAAATTCCGCTGGAACACCGGAGAGATTGAGGAAGGAGAATGGCTGATTATCGGCACAGAAGGGCAGACCGGCCTGGCAATGCGGGGCAAAGACAAGCTTATCCATATACCCAAGGACGGGAAGTTTCTAAAGGCAAGGTTGAAACCGTGTCCCAACAAATCAACCTGGGAACTGGTCCAGCTCAAGGGGTGGGCTGAGACTGAAAAAGATGTTTATTTCATGGATGGAAAAAAATGGCATATAGCACAAGAGGGAGAAGTGGTCTGGGGCCAGATTTTGGGCGACAAGATCGAACTGGAGAGTCTTTTGTAA